GTCTGGGCACTGGCGCCAGAGGAGCTGGTGCAACATATGGTGGATCGCGAGGAGGAGAGCCCGAAGGAGTGGCTGTTTTCAATGCATGAAATATTGAAGGAAGAGCTCTTTGATCGCCTAGTGGTAACGTTATGGGCACTATGGGCAGCCAGACGGAAGGCAATTCACGAGAATATTTTTCAGCCACCTTATTCTGTCAATAGTTTCATAACTAACTATTTGGGCGAGCTGCAACTTACCAATGCCAGGCAATCAAGGACGGCGACTCCAACCAGTGCTAGACCGAAGAGATGGCTAGCCCCGCTATGAGGCAATGCGAAGTTTAACGTTGATGCTGCTGTATCCAGATTTTTTGGATCAGATGGGGTCATACGCAGAGATGACAGAGGTATGTTCATGGGGGCGTCGACTCTTTCTTTCAGACACATTGTGGATCCCCCGACTTTGGAAGCTCTCGCCATCAGAGAAGCCCTCGCATTGGCTGATGACCCCTATTTGAGATGTATTCAAGTTGCATCGGACTGCAAAACGGTGGTACAGGACATACAGAAGGAGAGTCTGGCGAGCTACGGAGCAATCATTTGTGAAATAGTAGATCACTCTTCAGCTTTTGATTTGTGTAATTTTAGTCATGAGTTTAGGAGCTCAAACTTTGAAGCTCACAACTTAGCGAAGCATGCTTTATCTCTCGGTGGTGGCCGCCATGTTTGGTTAGGACATCCCAGGAATTTACCTTCCGTCCCTGTAAACATTGTGACGAATTAATAAAAGCTTCGCGACGTTGCCTCAAAAAAAAAGACAGGCTAATCTAAAGTCGTAAAAGTAACATAGGTATGTACCAAGAGTATCCCGCGTTAAACCTATTGCTAtgtttgtttctttctttttgaaaaagtctATTGCTATATTGATATAGACAATTAAGAGTCCGAACAGATGGAAGCCCCAGATTTGAAAGGGCTCCACTGGATCGGTCATCGGCATAATTCGTGTAGCATATCTCACATCAAATTTACGGTGATTTATTTACCAGGGCTAGGGCGAGCCCGACACTCTCCAGTGGACAGGACATGATACCAACAATTATTGCTAAAGCTGGAATGAGAAAAGTGGAATACAAATAAAGCAGCAACTGGTTGAATCATATCAACTGCATGAGAAGGGGCATAGCAATTGACCTTGAGTACATTTCTTTTTGTTTTGGAGGGACATTCAACACATTTTTTACAAGAAAAGAGGAGTCCCTGATCCCAGACAAGATCAACGTGTCTACACCTCACAGATCACACCAAAAACTGGAGGATAATACGATTTTTTAAAACAAATTCAAACAAATGCGAAACCAACTTTAAAAGGATATTTTGTACATGTTCATACAGTTGTGCTTCTTCAGGAAAAAAAACAGTTGAAGCGCCAGAAAATAGGCACACAACTTGTTTTTGTACTGGTCGAAATGCCTGGATTTTCACCGTAGAGATTTGCAAATGACATCTATATTTTTCATATGTTTTCACATTTATAAAAGCGTTTTTGGCACGCAGGAGCATATGCTCCCTTGAGCCAAATTGAATAACCGCCAAAAGCTAAGATATATAGATACATCTCCGTTACAACAATATGATTGGATAAACCAATTCTATTATAGTTCACAAACATGTCACACGGCATGTATATACATGCATAATAACAAACACTGGTTTGTTCATGCATCCATCACACATAATCTACGCCAAATAAATCCATCATTACAAGTTCATTAATATATATAACTGCTCAAACAAAACAGAAACACCGCTCACGTCGGCGCCATCCTTTTTATTCCAGAAACACAGTACTTGCTTATTATTAAGAGGGCGCCCAACAAACTGTAGCATATGCATCGTTCCTGCCATCAGTACAAAACACAAATCAATCCCCAATTGTAACAGAAATACCTTGCTCGTGTCATGTAGCATGCATCTACTTTATGTTTGAGCGGGTATGTCTATTTGCATGAGAAGAAACAAACGGCACTTGACAAATCAAACTGTTCTAGTGAAACTGAACTGGAGCAACAGGAAATTAATACACGGCAAGCGCAGGAGTAGAGTAGGATAGAAGAACTTACACCAGGCAACGATCTTCCAGCGCTGGTTGTCGCCCTCAGTCCACTCCCACAGAATGAGTGTGGTTCCCTCGCGCACACCGCCATGGTCCTTGTCGCCATGGAGTGCATCAAAGTTCAAGTAGATGTTGTTCACCATCCTGATGCAGCGGTAGCCTTCCCCCACGTCCCTGCTCTCGGTCCAAAGCACCGACTCGTCCAGGGTGTCTGGATTGTACCTGGTCAGAAGAACCTAGGATACAAAAAAAACAAACCAGAAGGTGAGCAAATTCACAATACTGGAGCTGGGCACATGACCATGTGACAACTCAATAGCGTAGCAAATTATTCTGGAACCAGTGTTGGTTCTTTTGTCTAACGAGTTCACCGTATTATTTTAGAGCTAGTGTCGCTCTACACTAGAGCGGTCATGGACAACCGTTAGAACTACTCCGATATATGTGCACATGGATGCTAATGTGGAAGGCCATACTAGATCACAGTCACAGCAAGTACAATGACATTTTCTTACAAATTTTGCGGAACATGACAGAGCACATGAACACACGTGGAAGTATTTTTATAGTTATGGTCTTGTATGGTGATGTGAAACATCGTAACAGATTTATGTTTTTCACGCTGACATAATTTGCAATGTTTGCTGAACATGACACCTACTAGGCAAATATTATTCCCAAGAACAGGGAGAAATTTCACTCATGCTGGACTAGTTTATATCATTTTAGAAGTAAAAAATTAACTAAATCCTAGTGGTGATTATTCACTGAAACACCACAGGTCACACTGCCAATTAGCTCAAAGTGCTTCTTTCTGTTCAAGCTTATccattctgtttttcatgtgcaGAATCGCTGCTAGTATGAATGTAGAGAAAGTAGGCATTTGGAATGTGTGGTGTGTGATATGCTTGCAGATACTTCTGAAATGTCTATATTTGCCAAAATCATGTAAGATCTACCGTCCACGCATGCATCGGATAGCAAAAATTGTAAGATAGATGGATGGATGAACTGAAGGAAGGAGGTTAGTTACAGGGTGAGATTGGCCGAGGGAGTGCTTGAGCGCCTCTCCGCTGGCCTTGTTGACGAGTGCcatggcagggtagccttcctcATCCTTCACCCTTATGCTGTACTTCATGTCCTTGATCCAGTGCTGCATCATATGTGTATATTCAAATCCATCAACCACATGATCAGATAAGAAACAATACATGAAAAGTCGTTTGAGCAAAAGCCAAACTAGTGTcgaaaacactcttatattatgggacgaagggagtactatTTTGGATGGATCGGGATCATGGAAGCACGTAGCCGATCTTCGATCGATCTTGCAGAGGTGTAGATGTGTGTTACCTGCGTGTCGTCGTCGCGATCGGTGCGGACGAGGCAGACCTTGCCGTCCCTGGCGGCGAGGCTGAAGCTTTCCTCGCCGGCCTTGCAGAGGATCCTGTACATCGGCTGCCTGGTCGCCGGGGGCGCCattccgccgccgctgccgtggTGCGGGCGCGTCTCGTGTATGCGCGGTCCAACGCGGCCTCGTGTACGCGCGGTCCAGCGCGGCCTCGTGTATGCGCGGAGGAGGATGCAGACATGCAGCCATGCCCCAAGCGGGCTTTGCGCAGCCCGTCCGTGCTCCGGGCTGCAGCGGACTGCGCCTTGCGGGCCACGCGGTTATGGCTGCCGGCATTGTAGCCTCCGACCTCGACGCATGCAAGAGTGATTAAGACAGGCTAATCTCATTCATAAGCAAACCCTATTTGACGCTGCAGGGAGTTATATCATTTTTTGCTAACAGGCGCCTGCAGCGCTCCCGCGCTGGGCCGGTCCATCTCACACATTTTATTCTGGCTTGCTGGAGAGATTCGAACCCGCGACCGGTAGTAAGCTCCAATCGCATCAGCCAACCCGGAAAGACAACAGGTCGTGGCAATTCGCGCGCCGGCGCACCGGTTCAAGAGGATAGAGCCCAGCGCAACCGCTCGTCCTCATCCATGCTCGCCGGCCTCCTGCACGGCCGCGCAACAAGCGCTCGTCGGCCGCCCCATGAACCGCGCTTGCGTCGGTTGCTTGTGCCAGCGCACCGCAACAAGTCGCCGTCGTCGCGCAAGGTCGCCGTCGTCGTGCCCGAGCGCCCCGTGGTTGCAGAGAGGACACACCATTGCATCTCCGCCACCGGTCGCCCTTGCGGCTCCGCCACCACCGTCGTCCTCCATCCCAGCAAAATCGACTCCATGGTCACGACTTTCCATCTCGCCATTGTTGCTTGTAGCTCCCACCGTTGACGGTTGTAGCATCCGTCGATGAAGGTTGTAGCATCGCCGTTTGGACGCTTCCAGCAAAAGGACGCTTGGGGTTGTAGTTTCACACCCAAATGGTTGTAGCATCCCCATCTGCCACTCGCAGCTCCTCGCACTGCCAGTTCCAGCATCGCCGGCAGCCGGTTGTAGCATCCCCGTCTGCCCACTCGTAGCTCCTCGCACTATCGGTTCTAGCTCCGCCGACAGCTGGTTGTAGCAAAAATCATCGCCGGTCGTAGCAAAATCCGGCAATGGATGCAGCAAAACTTCGTCACCGCCGTTGTGGTTGCAGCTTCGCCGTGAAATCCTTGTAGCAAAAATTGTCGTCGATCGTAGCAAAATCCGGCAATGGATGTAGCAAAACTTCGTCACTGCCGTCGTGCTTACAGCTTCGCCATGAAATCCTTGTAGCAAAATTTTGTGTCAGTAGTAGCAAAATCTGACGAAGGTTGTAGCAAAAAAATCATAACGACACGCACCCCACTCTCCGCCAGCCCCGCCGGTTGAAACATCCCCGGCCGGCTGCTCCCCAGTCGCGGGCCCTCATCGTCTTCCTTGCACTAACGCGCCTCCCCCTTGCAGCGTGGGCAGGGAAGGGGGTAACCAGCTATAGAACTCCCACGCCCGGCCCAGGCTCGCAGGCTCGCGGCGTTCTCCCGGCCGGAGAAGCAGCAGATGGCCGCACCTTCAGCGGAGACATGGAAGAGCTCGTCCTGTGGTGTTGAGGAATTTAATGGAGGAGAAGAGAAAAGAGATAGACTGCAAGGAAAATGGTTGTGCGGTGTGAAGAGATAAGGGATGGGCGTGTCCTTCAGGCCCACCTAGGCATGTGGCCAGCTTTTTACGTGTGATGTGCGAGCGCGTACCAGCGCGACCGGCGCAAAGTTAAGTCGGCGCACCGGTGTTCTATGTTTCCCTTTATTTATACTTTGCCATGCAGTTTTTTCTCTTTCTTGTTGTGTGTTTTTTCTGGACCGGTTTTTCATTCTTGTTTTTTTGTTTCGTTTCTTTCATATTTTTTCCTTAATTTTTATACACAAACTAATTCTAATTAGATTAAGTTTTTTCGTAATCGATCAACTATTTTCAACTTTGGTTAACCTTTTATTCAAAATCGAGAATTTTTTAACATCAATGAActatttttgatgaattttttcgatttgatgaactttttttaatttgatgaacttttttcaaaattgatgaacctttttacaaatctgatgaacttttttcataatcgatgaattttttcaaattcaagaactttttcaatagtgatgaacttttttgaatttctgaacatttttcaaaattggagaacttttttttcaaaaactagatgattttttttaaatcggtgaactttttgccaaaccgatgaacttttttcgaattcaatgaacttttttttgaattcgatgaacttttttttgaacttgatgaatttttttcaaaatcgatgaacttttttttgaacttgatgaattttttgaaatttcttAAAATTTGATGAACTTATTTTAAAATCCATGAAATTGTTTTCAAATTTATATTTTCTTTTTTCAGATAATTTATATTAGGTATATGTAATGTTTCACTAAATCAAAAGGTTAAGTAGAATTGTTTTCTTGTTGTAGACAACAATGTTGCTTCGGTCTAGTGGTTAGTGGGGTTGGCTCGCAACATTGCTATGCCACGTTCGAATCCCAGCAACTCCGTGTGGATGACCTAAAGTTTATCAATCTGTGGAAGGCATAGGATAAAGATGGTGtctttcaaacaaccctgcaaccaaataacaaagagtctcttgtgtccctaaCACAACAAATGCAATGgtattgtataggtgcactagttcggagaagagatggtgatacaagtgtagtaatgatagtagatattgattttgtAATAGAAACAATAAAGACAACAAGGTAGcgaataataaaagtgagcaccagcggtattgcaatgcttagaaacaaggcctagggtccatactttctctagtgcaatctctcaacaatgctaatataattggatcatataatcatccctcaatgtgcgattaagaatcactccaaagtttctatctagcggagaacatagaAGAAAAattttgtagggtacgaaaccacctcaaagttatcctttttgatcggtctaatcaagagttcgtactaaaataacaccaagttgtCCTTTTCGATCGATCTATCTAAGAGCTCTTAcgaaaataacaccatatgatacacatcaaccagctctaatgtcacctagatactccaatgtcaccacgaatatccgtgagttgattatacgatatgcaccaaacaatttcagatttataatactcaatccaacacaaagaacctcaaagagtgccccaagatttccaccgaagaaataaggatgaaaacgtgcatcaacccctatgcatagattaccccaatgttacgtcgggaatccgcgagttgagtgccaaaacatatatcaagtgaatcaatatgatacgcCCGTTATTTCTGgtggtttctgtatttataggattttttggcgttggttaCACGCGAAGATGGGCTTTGAGgggcccaccacccaccagggcgcgccagcgGGGGCTGGCGTGTCCTGGTGTCTTGTGTGCAGCAGGGCCCTCCTCTGGTGGTTCTTTGCTCCATTATTTCTTTTTTCTtccaaaaaatcatcaaaaagtttcgtccaattccgagaacttttatttctgcacaaaaaacaacaccacagtagttctgctgaaaacaacgtcagtccgggttagttccatgtaAATCATACTAAAACCATAAAGAATTtttgtaaagatggcatgaatacttcataaattatagatacgttggagacgttcCAACGTATCACGTTGCCGCTCACTCCCTGGTTCCCGACTGGGTCTCGCTGACCGTGTGGGATCTCCTGTGGCCCGCCTTTTTCAGTGACCGAGTCTGGGAGCGTGTTCTACGACCCGTACAGATGGCACTCGCAGGGTTTGGGTACGGGTGGAGCCACCCCATACCTTTACCGTCCCATTTAAGCTTACCCACCACCCATACACGCTAGTGGATACAATTTTTTCCCATAACCGGCACCCGACAGGGTAAATGGGTACCCGCAGGTAAAAATACCCATGTTTGCATAACAAAAATTTGAGCGACACATAATCATAAACAACAACATACAATCATAATTTATAAACAACAACACATAATAAAATAATACAAACTTATAAACACTAACACATCATAAACACAACACATTTCATAAACATcatcactttcttgtaaacaacAACACATCAAAAAAATCAACACATAGTCATAAACAGTAGTAGATAGTCATACATTTACGTTCACAAACTCGCGATAAAGGGTAGAGGTAATTTCCCGTACTTATTAGATTTTATAAGGGTACATGCACTAGTGAAAAatggggctttagtcccggttggcaacggcctttagtcccgggtCACCAACTGAGACAACGAAATTGGGACTAAAGGcccgcaccctttagtcccggttggccacaaaccgggactaaagtccCTCCACGTGGCCGCGAGCGCGCGCTGGTGGCTGGAggacctttagtctcggttggtgacaccaaccgggactaagaTCCCACGTGGCCGCAAGCTAGCGCCGGGTGctggaggacctttagtcccggttggtaacaccaaccgagACTAAGGATTTTGTGTTGGGGTTTAATTAGGGTCTTAGGGTTTAGAGTTTAtagtttattttttcttttcattttgtgttttccattcaattctttttttttcaaacatattttacgctactacatactgtacacgttatgcataaaTAATATAATTTCTCATACGACCATGCATATATAATATAATTTCTCGTAcgaccatatatatatatatatataatttggtatatacaatttctcctacaatTTCAAGATCATTACATGCGGGCATTAGCGGCAATGGTATTCTCCGCTTTCAGATATGACCTATGTAAGCAAAAATCCCGcaatttcctcttgaattgctcgtatgcgatTCTCTGGTAGGAGCTTCTCCCACATCTCATCCATCTTtaaagaaggagatcaatatgaatatattaggtgtgtgtatatatattagATCATCATAAAAAAAATTGAATAGTGTTTACGTACCTGAAGTTGTCTTAAATCTATGTGTCATTCAGTcgtcatgcgaatgttctcgtaAACTTAGTATGCACATAAATTGGTCCCCTGTTTCTGCCCCATGCATTTTGCGAGAATAGAATTCAATCAAATaataatcaagcatgataatggtattgaaactagaattaaagagatgCGCAGACTTAGCTAGTACTacttgaaaggatcgatatagttgactagaggggggaggcgaataggcaactaacaatttttagcttttctttaccaatttaaactttgcatcaaagtaggttgtctagatatgcaactcggtgggcaacctatatgatgcaacaaccacAAGCACagaagcaagcaagggatataacacaaataagcttgcacaagtaaaggcacgagataacaaagagtggagccggtgaagacgaagatgtgttaccgaagttccttccttttgaggggaagtacgtctccattggagcggtgtggagaCACAATgtgagatgtcgtgattccagtattggtgcccttggaggcggcgaccggacctttacaaacaaggttggggcaatctccacaacttaattggaggatcccaacgacaccacgaagcttcaccacaatggaatatggctccacggtgacctcaaccgtctagggtgctcgaACACcgaagagtaacaagatccgcaagggattagtggggggaatcaaatttctcttggtggaagtgtagatcagggccttctcaaccaatccctagaaaatcaacaagtttgattggctaggaagagtgatcgggcgaaaatggagcttggagcaacaatggagcttggggatggaagaggtagtcaactcggggaagaagacaccccttatatagtggaagaacaaatccaaccatTATCCACCAACCCAGCCAGCgtagcacggtactaccgcgccagggccgtggtactaccgcaaggttatgcggtactaccgcagggccatgcggtactaccgcccgtgCGGCTGAAACCAGAACAGC
The Aegilops tauschii subsp. strangulata cultivar AL8/78 chromosome 3, Aet v6.0, whole genome shotgun sequence genome window above contains:
- the LOC109761365 gene encoding ricin B-like lectin R40C1, whose protein sequence is MAPPATRQPMYRILCKAGEESFSLAARDGKVCLVRTDRDDDTQHWIKDMKYSIRVKDEEGYPAMALVNKASGEALKHSLGQSHPVLLTRYNPDTLDESVLWTESRDVGEGYRCIRMVNNIYLNFDALHGDKDHGGVREGTTLILWEWTEGDNQRWKIVAW